A genomic region of Ignavibacteria bacterium contains the following coding sequences:
- a CDS encoding glycosyltransferase family 2 protein, whose translation MKRVTVFLPYSNREHSNLLINEFLYHPLVEKIILIADQNYNNGFTTIVSKSIFSSKVIQEVLKLATSDYFLLVTKDTLIRLNQFALERFISFAETYDASLLYSDYYDLNNDKKTPHPVQDYLPGSVRDNFNFGPLLFFSNKKIQQIKKSFGNLSQTNYAGLYELRLRIATEYFQKKNSNPILRIPEYLYSQIETDIRKSGEKLFDYVDPKNREAQIEFEIVFTKFLKQIGAYLPPKFEKIPADETEFPVKATVIIPVLNRVNTIGDAIESVFKQKTDFSFNCIVVDNHSTDGTTEKLKELSYKYPKLFHIIPKSKTLGIGGCWNEAIFHDRCGKYAVQLDSDDIYADENTLQRIVDLLDTGKYAAVIGSYRMVNFDLKEIPPGIIDHREWTDNNGRNNALRINGLGAPRAYRTSLLRKIKFPNVSYGEDYAVCLEITRKYRIGRIYEPIYLCRRWEGNTDSQLSTQAENQHNFYKDTIRTKEIFDRIKYLKGK comes from the coding sequence ATGAAACGAGTAACCGTCTTTTTACCATACAGTAATCGAGAACATTCAAACTTATTAATAAATGAATTTCTCTATCATCCGCTTGTAGAAAAAATAATTTTAATAGCTGATCAAAATTATAATAATGGTTTTACCACCATTGTTTCAAAATCCATTTTTTCGTCTAAAGTTATTCAAGAAGTTCTGAAACTTGCAACAAGCGATTACTTTTTACTTGTAACAAAAGATACTTTGATCAGACTAAATCAATTTGCTCTTGAAAGATTTATCTCTTTTGCAGAAACTTACGATGCCTCTCTTCTTTATTCAGATTATTATGATTTGAATAATGATAAAAAAACACCTCATCCCGTTCAGGATTATCTGCCTGGAAGTGTAAGGGACAACTTCAACTTTGGTCCGCTTTTATTCTTCTCAAATAAAAAAATTCAACAGATAAAAAAATCTTTCGGAAATCTTTCTCAAACCAATTATGCAGGACTCTACGAATTACGCTTACGAATTGCCACCGAATATTTCCAGAAGAAAAATTCAAATCCTATTCTGCGAATTCCTGAATATCTTTACTCACAGATTGAAACCGATATCAGAAAATCTGGAGAAAAACTTTTTGATTACGTAGATCCCAAAAACCGAGAAGCACAAATTGAATTTGAAATAGTCTTCACAAAATTCTTAAAACAAATTGGAGCTTACCTTCCACCAAAGTTTGAAAAAATTCCAGCCGATGAAACAGAATTTCCAGTCAAAGCAACTGTCATTATTCCTGTTTTAAATCGCGTCAATACAATTGGAGATGCAATAGAAAGTGTATTTAAGCAAAAGACTGATTTTTCGTTCAATTGTATTGTAGTGGATAATCACAGCACAGATGGAACAACTGAAAAACTCAAAGAACTTTCTTATAAATATCCTAAACTATTTCACATCATACCTAAATCTAAAACTCTCGGAATTGGCGGATGCTGGAACGAAGCAATCTTTCACGATAGATGCGGGAAATATGCTGTTCAACTTGATTCAGACGATATTTACGCTGATGAAAATACACTTCAAAGAATTGTTGATTTATTAGATACCGGGAAATATGCAGCTGTAATTGGTTCCTACAGGATGGTAAACTTCGACTTGAAAGAAATTCCACCTGGAATAATTGATCATAGAGAATGGACTGATAACAATGGAAGAAATAATGCTTTAAGAATTAATGGACTTGGTGCGCCGAGAGCATACAGAACTTCGCTTCTGCGGAAAATTAAATTCCCTAATGTCAGTTATGGTGAAGACTATGCAGTTTGTCTTGAAATAACAAGAAAATATCGAATTGGAAGAATTTACGAGCCAATTTATTTATGCAGAAGATGGGAAGGCAATACGGATTCTCAACTTTCTACTCAGGCTGAAAATCAACATAACTTCTACAAAGACACAATCCGAACAAAAGAGATATTTGACCGCATTAAATATCTAAAAGGCAAGTAA
- a CDS encoding DUF4922 domain-containing protein yields the protein MHKSLDDLIRKRLLSIEELKKVHPSLDESDYTELIYATFLHQKQNWGMFSDGWNGFLSSEYKKFQFDWFQIKVQFNPTRFVSSSAKVDDESIKKRKCFLCLENLPEEQKGILFESKLKPEDKLIFLCNPAPIFNEHFTISNVKHKPQEILNNFSMMLELAQLCNNEYTVFYNGPKCGASAPDHFHFQACPAEELPTEKDFLKHPEKFQTLIDKGGITIKFISQREYLRNVLVFSSRNRLELINQFQKFYKALQEVNGITTEPMMNLFALMRGEDYHIVIFPREKHRPDFYFAEGDANMLISPGLVDMCGMMITPLQKDFERINDEIIRQVYSEVSLSTPKFEKLLDLLNQS from the coding sequence ATGCACAAAAGCCTTGATGATTTAATCAGGAAAAGACTGCTTTCTATTGAAGAACTTAAAAAAGTACATCCATCTCTGGATGAATCCGATTACACTGAACTGATCTATGCAACATTCCTTCATCAAAAACAAAACTGGGGAATGTTCAGCGATGGATGGAATGGCTTTTTATCAAGTGAATATAAAAAGTTTCAATTCGATTGGTTTCAAATTAAAGTTCAATTTAATCCAACAAGATTTGTAAGTTCATCTGCCAAAGTGGACGATGAGTCAATAAAAAAACGAAAATGTTTCTTATGCCTCGAAAATCTTCCTGAAGAACAGAAAGGAATTTTGTTTGAAAGTAAACTTAAGCCAGAAGATAAATTAATTTTTCTCTGTAATCCTGCACCAATCTTTAACGAACATTTTACAATCTCAAATGTAAAGCACAAACCGCAGGAAATTTTAAATAATTTTTCAATGATGCTTGAGCTTGCTCAGCTGTGCAATAATGAGTATACAGTTTTCTACAACGGTCCAAAGTGCGGTGCATCCGCTCCGGATCATTTTCATTTTCAAGCCTGTCCAGCCGAAGAATTACCAACAGAAAAAGATTTTCTCAAACACCCTGAAAAGTTCCAAACATTGATTGATAAAGGTGGGATAACTATAAAATTCATAAGTCAAAGAGAATATTTAAGAAATGTTCTGGTTTTCTCATCCAGAAACAGATTAGAACTAATTAATCAATTCCAAAAATTTTACAAGGCATTACAGGAAGTTAACGGCATTACTACAGAGCCAATGATGAACCTTTTTGCATTGATGAGAGGTGAAGATTATCATATTGTTATATTTCCAAGAGAGAAGCACAGGCCGGATTTTTATTTTGCTGAAGGCGATGCGAATATGTTAATTAGTCCTGGACTTGTTGATATGTGCGGAATGATGATAACTCCATTGCAGAAAGATTTTGAAAGAATAAATGATGAGATAATAAGGCAAGTTTATTCCGAAGTGAGTCTTTCAACTCCAAAATTTGAAAAGCTGCTCGATTTACTTAATCAATCCTGA
- a CDS encoding co-chaperone GroES yields the protein MTLTKQLIVVGDRVLIRPDEAHERTSAGLYLPPGVKEKEKVQSGYVVKVGPGYPIPTPDVVDDEPWKEKKEKPKYLPLQAKEGDYAIFLRDQAVEFEFENKKYLIVPHSAILVLLRDEFLEE from the coding sequence ATGACTTTGACAAAACAATTAATTGTGGTTGGAGATCGTGTCTTAATAAGACCCGATGAAGCACATGAAAGAACAAGTGCTGGTTTATATCTTCCACCTGGCGTAAAAGAAAAAGAAAAAGTGCAAAGCGGTTATGTCGTCAAAGTTGGACCAGGCTACCCAATTCCAACTCCAGATGTTGTTGATGATGAACCATGGAAAGAAAAAAAAGAGAAGCCTAAGTATTTACCACTCCAGGCTAAGGAAGGTGATTACGCAATTTTCCTAAGAGATCAAGCTGTAGAATTCGAATTTGAGAACAAAAAATACTTGATTGTTCCACACAGTGCAATTTTGGTCTTATTAAGAGATGAATTTCTCGAAGAGTAA
- a CDS encoding DUF2703 domain-containing protein has translation MKLKLQFQYFEGCPNHEKLHKNLLEAIKGLEDKIELEKILVEDDETAKKFKFRGSPTLLINGQDIEDLPEPEEPVLACRFYPNGIPSAEKIKEKILQKLAE, from the coding sequence ATGAAACTGAAGCTGCAATTCCAGTATTTTGAAGGTTGTCCAAATCATGAAAAACTTCACAAAAACTTACTTGAAGCGATTAAAGGACTTGAAGATAAAATTGAGCTTGAAAAAATTTTAGTTGAAGATGATGAGACAGCCAAAAAGTTTAAATTTCGTGGATCACCAACTTTACTTATAAATGGACAGGATATTGAAGATTTGCCCGAACCTGAAGAACCTGTCCTTGCCTGTAGATTTTATCCAAATGGAATACCGTCAGCTGAAAAAATCAAAGAAAAGATTTTACAAAAATTAGCAGAATAA
- a CDS encoding MBL fold metallo-hydrolase: MKRREFLKIFSAGSFGILLSGIFEKLFAATDSLEPKEAPFKPDLSYWTNDKINFCWIGHSTYLINFYGKIILTDPVFSNRIGLYALITNLGPKRIIAPAVRPEKIPQPDLILLSHAHFDHMDYPTLKYFAEKFSNKIPVITAFKTKDVIENLPFKEIIELDWDETTEISDLKIRAIRVKHFGWRYPWQEDRSKGFQNGRSFNAYIIERMGKKIFFGGDTAYIDWLKKYGNENIDVAIMPIGAYNPWRMSHCDPEEALMMADDLKAKYFLPMHTRTFPHGREPFDEPVQWLKKSAPKYKTQVMIYEVGETFTL, encoded by the coding sequence ATGAAAAGAAGAGAATTTTTGAAGATCTTTTCAGCTGGTTCCTTCGGTATTCTGTTATCAGGAATTTTTGAAAAACTTTTCGCTGCGACAGATAGTCTTGAACCTAAGGAAGCACCTTTCAAACCCGATCTTAGTTATTGGACAAATGATAAAATAAATTTTTGCTGGATTGGGCATTCAACTTATCTGATTAACTTTTACGGCAAGATAATTTTAACTGACCCTGTTTTTTCAAATCGAATTGGACTCTATGCTTTAATTACAAATCTGGGTCCGAAAAGAATCATTGCACCTGCGGTCAGACCGGAAAAAATTCCACAACCAGATTTAATTCTTCTATCGCATGCACATTTTGACCATATGGATTACCCGACATTGAAATATTTCGCAGAAAAATTTTCAAATAAAATTCCGGTTATTACAGCATTCAAAACAAAAGATGTTATTGAAAATCTTCCATTTAAAGAAATAATCGAACTTGATTGGGATGAAACAACAGAAATTTCGGATTTAAAAATTAGAGCTATCAGGGTTAAACATTTTGGCTGGCGATATCCTTGGCAGGAAGACAGATCAAAAGGATTTCAAAATGGGAGAAGTTTTAATGCTTATATTATTGAAAGAATGGGAAAGAAAATTTTCTTTGGAGGAGATACTGCTTACATAGATTGGTTAAAAAAATATGGAAACGAAAACATAGATGTAGCAATAATGCCAATTGGAGCTTACAATCCCTGGAGAATGTCGCATTGCGATCCTGAAGAAGCATTGATGATGGCTGATGATCTCAAAGCAAAATATTTCCTTCCAATGCACACAAGAACATTTCCCCACGGAAGAGAACCATTTGATGAGCCAGTTCAGTGGTTGAAAAAATCGGCTCCAAAGTACAAAACTCAGGTTATGATTTACGAAGTCGGAGAGACATTTACCTTGTAA
- the mutS gene encoding DNA mismatch repair protein MutS gives MKQYYKIKQKYPDTILLFRMGDFYETFEDDAVITSKVLGITLTKRAHGASGDVPLAGFPHHALDSYLPKLIRAGYRVAICEQLEDPKFAKGIVKRDVIEVVTPGVAFSEKLLDHKSNNYLCGIYIKDDKAGIAFADVSTGEFYTTEIPFKKIKETLESITPAEVLISKRELSKLQSIFDQIPFKFTITKVDDWIFSYEYCFEILTMNFKTTSLKGFGIDNNQTEAIIAAGVVLHYLQETQKANLSHIKKLSLYNPTDFMILDPATKRNLEILASMSDGSRAGSLISILDKTKTSMGGRLLKKWVSLPLLKLEQIQNRLEAVDELFQNENLRNQLAEELKQIGDLERIISKICTGRANPRDVINLKLSLKRIPVIKDILRNVKSLALQKIRDNLIGLTYIVDKIETMLVDDPPLNIADGGVIKAGFNAELDELRNLSTSGKDYLAQLQARERERTQIPSLKVAYNKVFGYYIEVSNAHKNKVPQDYIRKQTLVNAERYITPELKQYEEKILNAEERIYQLETEFFNELRITISDEAEKVQKNAQLIAALDCFLSFAEVAIENNYVKPEVNDDDAIIIKNGRHPVVEKILPYGEKFTPNDTYLDNSTNQIMIITGPNMSGKSVYLRQVGLIVLLAQIGSFVPAESARIGIVDKIFARVGASDNLAAGESTFLVEMHETANIVNNATPKSLILLDEVGRGTSTFDGLSIAWALTEYLHENINVAAKTLFATHYHELNELANIYPRIVNYKVDVKEVGDKVIFLHKVVPGYADHSYGIQVAEMAGLPFSITKRAKQILKNLESKELSPLDHRKKKAKQEEEEIQLSLFEIRDDPLRKELEELEIEKLTPIEALIKLNELKNKTKQN, from the coding sequence ATGAAGCAATATTATAAGATAAAGCAAAAATACCCTGATACTATTTTGCTTTTCAGGATGGGTGATTTTTACGAAACTTTTGAAGACGATGCTGTAATTACTTCAAAAGTACTTGGAATTACATTAACCAAAAGAGCCCATGGTGCATCAGGTGATGTTCCACTTGCTGGATTTCCACATCATGCCCTCGATTCTTACTTACCAAAATTGATTCGAGCCGGATATAGAGTTGCTATCTGCGAGCAGCTTGAAGATCCTAAATTTGCCAAAGGAATTGTCAAACGAGATGTGATTGAAGTCGTCACACCCGGTGTTGCATTCTCTGAAAAATTGCTCGACCATAAATCAAATAATTATTTATGTGGAATTTACATTAAAGATGATAAAGCAGGAATTGCTTTTGCCGATGTATCAACTGGTGAATTTTATACAACCGAGATCCCGTTCAAAAAAATAAAAGAAACTCTTGAATCAATCACGCCTGCAGAAGTTTTGATCTCCAAACGAGAATTGTCCAAACTTCAATCCATATTTGATCAAATTCCATTCAAATTTACAATTACAAAAGTAGACGATTGGATCTTTTCATATGAGTATTGTTTCGAAATACTCACGATGAATTTTAAAACAACATCGCTTAAAGGTTTTGGGATCGATAACAATCAAACTGAAGCCATAATTGCAGCAGGAGTTGTTCTCCATTATCTTCAGGAAACTCAAAAAGCAAATCTTTCTCATATTAAAAAACTCTCTCTTTACAACCCAACTGATTTCATGATTTTAGATCCAGCAACAAAAAGAAATCTTGAGATACTTGCTTCGATGTCAGATGGTTCGAGAGCTGGTTCGTTAATTTCTATTTTAGATAAAACTAAAACTTCAATGGGCGGAAGGCTCCTCAAAAAATGGGTTTCTCTGCCACTCTTGAAACTTGAACAAATTCAAAATCGTCTTGAAGCTGTTGATGAGCTATTTCAAAATGAAAATCTCAGAAATCAACTTGCAGAAGAATTAAAACAAATTGGCGATCTGGAAAGAATCATTTCTAAAATATGCACCGGCAGAGCAAATCCAAGAGATGTGATTAACTTAAAATTAAGCTTGAAAAGGATCCCCGTTATTAAAGACATTCTGCGAAATGTAAAATCCCTTGCTTTGCAAAAAATTCGTGATAATTTAATTGGACTGACTTACATTGTTGATAAAATTGAAACGATGCTTGTTGATGATCCTCCGCTAAATATTGCAGATGGCGGAGTGATTAAAGCCGGTTTTAATGCCGAACTTGATGAACTGCGAAATCTTTCCACTTCGGGCAAAGATTATCTTGCTCAACTTCAAGCAAGAGAAAGGGAAAGAACTCAGATTCCTTCTTTGAAAGTTGCTTACAATAAAGTTTTCGGTTATTACATCGAAGTATCTAACGCTCACAAGAACAAAGTCCCTCAAGATTACATTCGGAAACAAACTCTTGTAAATGCTGAAAGATACATTACACCTGAATTAAAACAATATGAAGAAAAAATCTTAAATGCTGAAGAAAGAATTTATCAACTGGAAACAGAATTTTTCAATGAATTGAGAATAACTATATCAGATGAAGCCGAAAAAGTTCAAAAGAATGCACAACTGATAGCAGCACTTGATTGCTTCTTAAGTTTTGCAGAAGTAGCAATTGAAAACAATTATGTTAAACCTGAAGTCAACGACGATGATGCAATAATTATTAAAAATGGAAGACATCCAGTTGTAGAAAAGATTCTTCCTTATGGAGAAAAATTTACTCCTAACGATACATATTTGGATAATTCAACCAATCAAATTATGATCATTACTGGACCAAATATGTCTGGTAAGTCGGTCTATCTTCGACAGGTTGGATTAATAGTTCTGCTCGCTCAGATTGGTTCATTTGTCCCAGCCGAAAGTGCCCGAATAGGAATTGTAGATAAAATCTTTGCACGAGTTGGAGCTTCTGATAATCTTGCTGCCGGCGAATCTACTTTCCTGGTTGAAATGCACGAAACAGCAAATATCGTAAACAACGCTACTCCAAAAAGTTTAATCCTCCTCGATGAAGTTGGTAGAGGAACAAGTACTTTCGATGGCTTATCTATCGCCTGGGCTTTGACAGAATATCTTCATGAAAATATTAATGTAGCAGCTAAAACTTTATTTGCCACTCACTATCATGAATTAAATGAGCTCGCAAATATTTATCCAAGAATTGTGAATTATAAAGTTGATGTTAAAGAAGTTGGCGATAAAGTTATTTTCCTTCACAAAGTTGTTCCCGGCTATGCTGATCATAGTTATGGAATTCAGGTTGCAGAGATGGCTGGACTTCCGTTTTCAATTACAAAAAGAGCCAAGCAAATTCTTAAAAATCTTGAAAGCAAAGAACTAAGTCCATTAGACCATCGTAAAAAGAAAGCGAAGCAAGAAGAGGAAGAAATTCAATTATCCCTGTTTGAAATTAGAGATGATCCTCTCAGAAAAGAACTTGAAGAACTTGAAATCGAAAAACTTACTCCAATTGAAGCTTTGATAAAACTAAACGAACTTAAAAACAAAACAAAACAGAATTGA
- a CDS encoding isoleucine--tRNA ligase — translation MYKQYSDKIKYSEIEKNILEFWEKNKIFEKSIESRDPKNSFTFYEGPPTANGKPGIHHVMARTIKDIVCRYKTLQGFRVNRKAGWDTHGLPVEIEVEKELGIKSKDEIVVYGVEKFNQACKNSVFTYLKDWNELTRRIGYWINLDDAYITCTNEYIESVWWSLKKFFDEGYIYKGFKIQPYCTRCETPLSSHELSLGYQDVKDPSIYVAIKIKNQPDTYFLVWTTTPWTLISNVALAVNKDVDYVKVKLLDENKNPYYLILAEPRISVLPQGYEIVERYKGSDLLGWEYERLFDYIPVDKKAFYVIEGDFVTTEDGSGIVHIAPAFGEDDYQVGKKYDLPLINPVDKSGRFLEIVSDFKSMHVKEADPHIIQNLKSRKLLFKKETIEHSYPHCWRCKSPLLYYARESWYIATTRYVDLMIELNKQINWFPPEVGKGRFGNWLEENKDWALSRDRFWGTPLPIWISDDGDMFAVGSIEELKQGFFVTDDGKKIPVSELKDLDLHKPYVDKIIFEKNGKVYRRTPELIDVWYDSGSMPFAQFHYPFENKEVFETNYPADFIAEGIDQTRGWFYSLHAIGTFLFKKPAYKNVIVNELILDKEGKKMSKSLGNTVDPFEIVEKYGADATRWYLIANSPPWKVTLFDEEDLADMQRKFFGTLINTYAFFALYANLDGFKYEEPEIPFEQRPEIDKWILSALNVLIKEVKEYFDDYDITKAARAISYFTIEQLSNWYVRRNRRRFWKSEMNADKISAYQTLYQCLVTIAKLSSPIAPFISEEIYRCLNTVTNKEPFESVHLSYYPEAGPIDEQLLHKMEIALKIVSIVRSIRSKNNLKVRQPLQKMLVVVKKEDQASVKEMEQVILEEVNVKQLELLDTDSDIVVKKAKPNFKSIGPKFGKKVNLVANEIRNLNPEQIKLIESGKNISIQINGENIEITPQDVEIVGEEIKGWIVESEDGITVSLDTNLTPELIEEGLAREFVNRVQNMRKDADFEVSDRISIYVDGTENLKKAILKMKSYIMQETLAEELEFGVREGGFVQSWKVGNEDCTISIIKK, via the coding sequence ATGTATAAACAATATTCAGATAAAATTAAGTATTCCGAGATTGAGAAGAACATTCTTGAATTCTGGGAAAAGAACAAGATTTTTGAGAAGAGCATTGAATCCAGAGATCCGAAAAATTCATTTACTTTTTACGAGGGACCACCAACTGCAAATGGTAAACCCGGCATTCACCATGTGATGGCAAGAACCATTAAAGACATTGTCTGCCGTTATAAAACTCTTCAAGGGTTTAGAGTTAATCGTAAAGCTGGCTGGGATACACACGGCTTACCAGTTGAAATCGAAGTTGAAAAAGAGTTAGGTATTAAATCAAAAGATGAAATTGTAGTCTACGGCGTTGAGAAATTTAATCAAGCTTGTAAAAATTCAGTTTTCACTTATCTCAAAGATTGGAATGAATTAACAAGAAGAATTGGTTACTGGATAAATCTTGACGATGCTTACATTACCTGTACAAATGAATACATAGAATCAGTCTGGTGGTCACTCAAAAAATTCTTTGATGAAGGTTACATTTACAAAGGATTCAAAATTCAACCTTACTGCACAAGATGTGAAACTCCGCTTTCTTCACACGAACTTTCACTCGGATATCAGGATGTAAAAGATCCTTCAATTTATGTCGCAATCAAAATAAAAAATCAACCTGATACTTACTTTCTGGTATGGACAACAACTCCCTGGACATTAATTTCAAATGTTGCTTTAGCTGTAAATAAAGATGTTGATTATGTCAAAGTAAAATTACTTGATGAGAATAAAAATCCATACTATTTAATTCTTGCAGAACCGAGAATCTCTGTCCTGCCTCAAGGTTATGAAATTGTTGAAAGATACAAAGGTAGTGATTTACTCGGCTGGGAATATGAAAGATTATTTGATTATATCCCGGTCGATAAAAAAGCATTTTATGTAATTGAAGGTGATTTCGTTACGACCGAAGATGGTTCTGGAATTGTTCACATAGCTCCAGCTTTTGGTGAAGACGATTATCAAGTTGGTAAAAAGTATGATCTTCCATTAATCAATCCTGTTGATAAAAGCGGAAGATTCCTGGAGATTGTTTCCGACTTCAAATCGATGCATGTGAAGGAAGCTGATCCGCACATCATTCAAAATCTTAAATCAAGAAAACTTCTTTTCAAAAAAGAAACGATTGAGCACAGTTATCCTCATTGCTGGAGATGTAAATCGCCGTTGCTTTATTATGCAAGGGAATCCTGGTATATCGCAACGACTCGTTATGTGGACTTGATGATTGAACTTAACAAACAAATTAACTGGTTTCCGCCAGAAGTTGGGAAAGGAAGATTTGGCAACTGGCTCGAGGAAAACAAAGATTGGGCATTATCGAGAGATCGATTCTGGGGGACTCCGCTTCCAATCTGGATCAGTGATGATGGTGATATGTTTGCTGTTGGAAGTATTGAAGAATTAAAACAGGGTTTCTTTGTTACAGATGATGGTAAAAAAATTCCAGTCAGTGAATTAAAAGACCTTGACCTTCATAAACCTTATGTGGACAAAATTATTTTTGAGAAGAATGGAAAAGTTTATCGCCGTACTCCTGAATTAATTGATGTCTGGTACGATTCAGGTTCAATGCCATTTGCGCAATTTCATTATCCATTTGAAAACAAAGAAGTTTTTGAAACAAACTATCCAGCTGATTTTATCGCCGAAGGAATTGATCAGACTCGAGGCTGGTTCTATTCGCTTCATGCAATTGGAACATTCTTGTTCAAAAAACCTGCTTATAAAAATGTTATTGTTAATGAATTGATTCTGGACAAAGAAGGGAAGAAGATGTCCAAGTCACTGGGCAATACTGTTGATCCCTTCGAGATCGTCGAGAAATACGGAGCTGATGCAACAAGATGGTATTTGATTGCGAACAGTCCGCCATGGAAAGTTACTTTGTTCGATGAAGAAGATTTAGCAGATATGCAAAGAAAATTTTTCGGAACATTAATCAATACTTATGCTTTCTTTGCTTTGTATGCAAATCTTGATGGTTTCAAATACGAAGAACCCGAAATTCCATTTGAACAAAGACCAGAAATTGATAAATGGATTCTTTCTGCATTAAATGTTTTGATCAAAGAAGTAAAAGAATACTTTGACGATTACGATATCACAAAAGCTGCTCGTGCAATTTCTTACTTTACAATTGAACAACTTTCAAATTGGTATGTTAGAAGAAATCGCCGCCGCTTCTGGAAAAGTGAAATGAATGCTGATAAAATTTCAGCATATCAAACTCTCTATCAGTGTCTTGTAACAATCGCAAAGTTAAGTTCACCAATTGCACCATTTATTTCTGAGGAGATTTATCGCTGCTTAAACACTGTAACAAATAAAGAGCCATTTGAATCAGTTCATCTCTCCTATTATCCCGAAGCTGGTCCAATTGATGAGCAATTGCTTCATAAAATGGAAATTGCATTGAAGATTGTTTCAATTGTACGATCAATCAGGTCGAAAAATAATCTTAAGGTCCGACAGCCACTTCAAAAAATGCTTGTTGTAGTAAAGAAAGAAGATCAAGCCTCTGTTAAGGAAATGGAGCAGGTTATACTTGAAGAAGTCAATGTAAAGCAGCTTGAATTGCTTGATACCGATTCTGACATTGTAGTTAAGAAAGCAAAACCGAATTTCAAGTCAATCGGTCCAAAATTTGGTAAGAAAGTAAATCTCGTTGCCAATGAAATTCGAAATTTAAATCCAGAGCAAATAAAACTCATTGAGAGTGGTAAAAATATTTCCATTCAAATTAATGGAGAAAATATAGAAATTACTCCTCAAGATGTTGAAATTGTTGGCGAAGAAATTAAAGGATGGATTGTTGAGAGTGAGGATGGAATTACAGTTTCACTCGATACTAACTTAACTCCTGAGTTAATTGAAGAAGGTTTAGCTCGTGAATTTGTAAATCGTGTGCAGAATATGAGAAAAGATGCTGACTTTGAAGTGAGCGATCGTATTTCAATTTATGTTGATGGAACTGAAAATCTTAAAAAAGCCATCTTGAAGATGAAATCTTATATAATGCAAGAAACACTTGCAGAAGAACTTGAATTTGGTGTTCGTGAAGGTGGTTTTGTGCAAAGTTGGAAAGTTGGGAATGAAGATTGTACAATCAGCATAATTAAAAAATAG
- a CDS encoding EamA family transporter, translating into MTEHRKGIIAIVTAALLWSTGGLFIKLISLDAYQLSFYRSLFSALTFILLFRKKVFVFNFPILINGLFYAGILILFVVATKLTTAANAIFLQYTAPIYVLIFEPLILKTKLKPINVIAVFISFIGMILFFVGEISPTHMEGNLVALLSGVCFAAFLIGIRKSSEEFRVPSIFWGNIFIPVLCFFSVYPEFQIDLKNFLMVAYLGIFQIGLAYAVFTYSIKRIEGIEAALIAMIEPVMNPIWVYIGYGEKPSPYAILGGLIILSTITIRTIITEKRRINLNNSNNQ; encoded by the coding sequence ATGACTGAACATCGTAAAGGAATTATAGCAATTGTAACAGCAGCTCTGCTCTGGAGCACGGGTGGTTTATTTATAAAACTAATTTCACTTGATGCGTACCAGCTTTCATTTTATCGTTCGCTTTTTTCTGCTTTGACTTTCATTTTGCTTTTTAGAAAGAAAGTTTTTGTTTTTAATTTCCCAATCTTAATTAATGGATTGTTCTATGCTGGAATTCTTATTCTTTTTGTTGTTGCAACTAAACTAACAACCGCAGCCAATGCAATTTTTCTTCAGTATACTGCTCCTATTTATGTTTTAATCTTTGAACCATTGATTCTTAAAACCAAACTTAAGCCTATAAATGTAATCGCTGTTTTTATTTCGTTTATTGGAATGATTTTGTTTTTTGTTGGTGAAATTTCTCCCACGCATATGGAGGGGAATCTGGTTGCCTTGCTTTCTGGAGTTTGCTTTGCCGCATTTTTAATCGGAATAAGAAAAAGCAGCGAAGAATTTCGGGTCCCATCAATTTTCTGGGGGAACATTTTCATTCCAGTTCTATGTTTCTTTTCTGTGTATCCAGAATTTCAAATTGATTTAAAGAATTTTCTGATGGTTGCTTATTTAGGAATATTTCAGATCGGTTTAGCTTATGCGGTCTTTACTTACTCAATTAAAAGAATCGAAGGAATTGAAGCTGCTTTAATCGCAATGATTGAGCCGGTTATGAATCCAATTTGGGTTTATATTGGATACGGTGAAAAACCTTCTCCCTATGCAATCCTGGGTGGATTGATAATTTTATCAACCATTACTATTCGAACCATAATCACAGAGAAAAGAAGGATCAATTTAAACAACTCAAACAATCAATGA